TTGCTGGACACACGCCTGCAAACCCCTATGTACTTCTTCCTCCGGAATCTGTCCTGCCTAGAAATTTGGTTCCAAACTGTCATCGTGCCCAAGATGTTGCTCAACATTGCCACAGGGACCAAGACCATCAGTTTTGCTGGCTGCATTACTCAGGACTTTTTCCACATCTTCCTGGGGGCCACAGAGTTCCTCCTCCTCACAGCCATGGCCTATGACCGGTATATTGCCATCTGCCAGCCCCTCCACTACCCCATCCTCATGAGCAACAGAGTCTGCACACAGCTTATCCTCACCTGCTGGCTGGCAGGATTCTTCTTCATCATAGTGCCTGTCATCCTGACCAGTCAGCTTCCATTCTGTGACACCCACATCAACCACTTCTTCTGCGACTATACGCCTCTAATGGAGGTGGTGTGCAGTGGGCCACAGGTGTTAGAAATGGTGGATTTTACCCTGGCCGTGGTGGCACTGGTCAGCACTCTAGTGCTGATCGCCATATCCTATGTCCAGATCATCCGGACAATTGTCAGGATCCCCTCGgtccaggagagaaagaaagctttCTCCACCTGTTCCTCCCATATCATTGTGGTCACCCTGTGCTATGGCAGCTGCTTCTTCATGTATGTGAAGCCCTCTCCTGGCAAGGGGGTTGATTTCAACAAAGGAGTGTCCCTAATCAATACAATTATTGCCCCCCTCTTGAATCCCTTTATCTACACTCTCAGGAACCAACAAGTTAAGCAAGTAGTGAAAGACCTGATCAGGAAAATGGCATGGCTCCAAAATAAATGACAGCCCTACAAGTCACCTTCCAGGGAAATAGGACTCTCCTCCCCAGAGTCCAAGAATTCtacaaaaaagtattttcaaggtTAAGCTTTCATGAATACTTTCTTCAAAATCCTCAAAGCTTTTCCAGCTTCCATGCATTCCCTGGTCCCAAAGCCACACCCgtattttaggtatttgttatgTCAGCACCCCACTTCCAAGtaccaaaatatgtattaattaccTATGGCCCCTTAATGACTTACACACAAAACCCAGTGGcgtaaaacaacaaacatttgtcaTCTCATAGCTTCAGTGGGCCAGAACCTGGGTTATTAGATCAGTAACTCCTGCTTAAGGTGACTCAAGAGATTGTAGTCAGACTGTCAACCAGGGCGGTGGCCTCATCGAAAGTCATGATTGAGGGCGCATGTGCTTCCAAGTTCACTCACTTGGTTGTCAGTAGAAATATCCCTGTGGGACCAAAACCAATGCTCCCTATAGACCAGGCAGGgaggtgaagaaaaaagaaagaaaagtaagactGGGTCAAGAGTCTGAACAGGGACCACTCAAAAACATAGTAGTTTCAGGGCTATGCagtcctgggtgactcagtcagttaagcatccaacttcggctcaggtcatgatctcacggttcatgggtttgagcctcacatcgggctctgtgcttacagctcagagcctggagcctgtttcagattctgtgtctccctctgtctctctgcctcccctgcttgtcttctgtctctctctctctctctctcaaaaataaataaacattaaaaaaaattatctaagtAAAAACACAGTAGTGTCCCCCAATGACAAATCTAAATGTCCCCCTGTATGAAGAGGCAGCTCTGAAACTCCAGGAAGACAGGGTATTAACCAGGCATCAAGGGAAAATTTGAGTTGCACACACAGTCACAGACTTCGGACTCCAGCTACACCATCATATGCACCACTGCTAGACTTCCAGAGCTTAGGCCTCACTCACCCTCCTGACCTTTCCCCACATCTCTTATGCCAAGTCCACCACATTCACCCCACTGTcagcctcctctttctctgctcccaagATAGCTTTATCCTAAAGGAACAGGAAACCCCCAGACCTGGCCTGTTCTGGCTTCATGCCTCCCCCTTCAATCCTGGCCTTCACGGCTGCTCAGGAATCTCTTTCCTCGCCTCTGAAATCCCTGACAAAAGTCCTTGGGGGACAATATTTCTGTCTTCAATCATGatcccttccctttcccactctttctctccctggtcAGCTCATTACATAATTTTCAGAAAAGCATGAAGCTGTGCAGCCTAAGCCCAGAAAAATTCACTCCCTTCACCTCAGTGTATCTCTGGCCCTGCATCTGCTTTCTCATCCTTGCCTCCTCTTTCAAAGGAGAGGGATCTCTGGATCTCTGTTACCTCAAAAGATGCAACATGGTGCTGGGGGTATTAAAAACaacataggagtgcctgggtggctcagctggttaagcatccaactctttatttgggctcaggtaatgatctcatggttcatgagatcgagccccacatcgggctctgtgctgacaacatggagctgtttgggattctctctctccctctctttctgcccctcccctgttcaccctctctctacctctctctcaaaacaaataaacattcttttcaaaaaagaacacaaattctCAAGCTAAGCAGGCCTTTATTTAGACCCTACTTCTCCTGATTTCTAGTTTATGTGGCCTTGAGCCTGGGTTCCCTCTTCTAAAAAATAGTCtgcaatagaaaatatttgatgCTTCTagcccttttctttccctccccagcccctcacaGCTGGTCCTTCACCAGCTTTTGCTCACTTGCCTCCACCATGCTGCATCTTTTGAGGTAATAGGTATGCAGAAATACCCACTCCTCCGAGAGGGGTTGGTTCCCCAAACTAGCTCCAAATCATTCCCATTTGTATTCATAGTACCACCATCCTTTCACTTTTGAGGCTagacatctcttttttttaatatttatttattttagggagagcacaagagagggagggcagagagaggaagacagatgatccaaagtgggctctgcactgacaggcttacagcagagagcccgatgtgggg
The Lynx canadensis isolate LIC74 chromosome B4, mLynCan4.pri.v2, whole genome shotgun sequence DNA segment above includes these coding regions:
- the LOC115518733 gene encoding olfactory receptor 2AP1-like, with product MANQTIVTEFFLQGLTDTKELQVAVFLLLLLAYLVTVSGNLVVISLTLLDTRLQTPMYFFLRNLSCLEIWFQTVIVPKMLLNIATGTKTISFAGCITQDFFHIFLGATEFLLLTAMAYDRYIAICQPLHYPILMSNRVCTQLILTCWLAGFFFIIVPVILTSQLPFCDTHINHFFCDYTPLMEVVCSGPQVLEMVDFTLAVVALVSTLVLIAISYVQIIRTIVRIPSVQERKKAFSTCSSHIIVVTLCYGSCFFMYVKPSPGKGVDFNKGVSLINTIIAPLLNPFIYTLRNQQVKQVVKDLIRKMAWLQNK